A region of Paenibacillus sp. 37 DNA encodes the following proteins:
- a CDS encoding acyl carrier protein encodes MESKVKVKTFLSRFYRKREIQDDEDIFELGFANSLFAMQMVMFLEKEFNIRIETQDMDLSNFRTLNKINELIERKTA; translated from the coding sequence ATGGAGTCCAAAGTCAAAGTAAAAACATTTCTGAGTCGTTTCTATCGCAAACGTGAAATTCAGGATGATGAGGATATTTTTGAATTGGGTTTTGCCAATTCCCTGTTTGCAATGCAGATGGTGATGTTTCTGGAGAAAGAATTCAACATTCGGATTGAGACCCAGGATATGGATCTGAGCAATTTCCGTACGTTGAACAAGATTAATGAACTGATTGAACGAAAGACAGCATAG
- a CDS encoding 3-hydroxyacyl-CoA dehydrogenase family protein yields MKVGVIGAGVMGKGVAQSLAQSRHNVVLIDVSDEVLDQARTALFTNIRFSGFYNKDTEAEDPETVLSRVEFTTHYDSLSDADFIIENVPEQWDVKKEVYAQLEDYCPDSCIYLVNTSCISITKVGSITRRPDKVIGVHFMNPVPLKPVVEAIQGYHTSDTTIEATRSLLHTMGKEAILVQDLPGFVSNRISHLLMNEAAFVVQDQVASPEEVDDIFVKCFGHKMGPLHTADLIGLDTVVHSLDVLYESYQDPKYRVCPLLRKMVDAGLLGAKSGQGFFEHVIL; encoded by the coding sequence ATGAAGGTTGGTGTAATCGGAGCAGGCGTCATGGGAAAAGGGGTTGCGCAGAGCCTTGCCCAGTCCCGGCACAACGTGGTTTTGATCGACGTGAGTGATGAAGTTTTGGATCAGGCGAGAACAGCCTTGTTTACTAATATCAGATTCTCGGGATTCTACAACAAGGATACCGAGGCCGAAGACCCGGAAACGGTGCTTTCGCGTGTGGAGTTTACGACACATTACGATTCGCTCAGCGATGCTGATTTCATTATTGAGAACGTGCCTGAGCAATGGGATGTGAAAAAAGAGGTCTATGCACAGCTTGAAGACTATTGCCCCGATTCTTGCATTTATTTGGTCAATACATCATGCATTTCGATAACAAAAGTTGGTTCCATCACCAGACGGCCTGACAAGGTCATCGGTGTACATTTTATGAATCCGGTCCCGTTAAAGCCCGTAGTCGAAGCTATTCAGGGTTATCACACTTCGGATACAACGATTGAAGCGACCAGATCCCTGCTCCATACCATGGGCAAAGAAGCCATACTGGTACAAGATCTTCCCGGTTTTGTATCCAACCGAATATCCCATCTTCTAATGAATGAAGCTGCCTTTGTCGTTCAGGATCAGGTAGCTTCACCGGAAGAGGTTGATGACATATTCGTCAAATGTTTCGGACATAAGATGGGCCCGCTTCACACAGCGGATTTGATTGGTCTGGATACTGTGGTTCATTCATTGGATGTACTCTATGAGAGTTATCAGGACCCGAAATACAGAGTATGTCCCTTGCTTCGCAAGATGGTGGATGCCGGATTGTTAGGCGCAAAAAGCGGTCAAGGCTTCTTTGAGCACGTGATTCTGTAA